In Phaenicophaeus curvirostris isolate KB17595 chromosome 14, BPBGC_Pcur_1.0, whole genome shotgun sequence, a single genomic region encodes these proteins:
- the PDP2 gene encoding pyruvate dehydrogenase [acetyl-transferring]-phosphatase 2, mitochondrial yields MSRTVSSWILSSARNSIVLQGRGRLYSICIPNRHNIKWKLVFSRTPLYPAGSCSLDSIFSLQRAFRHTSTEEEQLSFQLSPSQINDILRAGELSHKILALNGKNASSVLRFESNQLASNSPIEDRRSAATCLQTKGMMFGVFDGHAGSACAQAVSERLLHYIAVSLMSRQTLEEIELAVECMKPILPILQWHKHPNDVEYRGITPQYFENLRVYWQHLLDLDAELGFSLEEAMTCAFKRLDSDISLEVQAPQENELMRNIALQVAFSGATACVAHVDGVHLHVANTGDCRAVLGVHEKDGMWSALPLTRDHNAFDEFEIRRLKREHPRSEEKTLFVNDRLLGILMPSRAFGDVQLKWSKELQHSVLENSCDVEALNIYQYVPPNYHTPPYLTAEPEVTYHKLRGKDKFLVIASDGLWEMLSNEKVVKLVGEHLTELSVQKPHLAFQKPVNLGYMHSLLLQRKTRGIASLDQNIATHLIRHAIGSNEYGEVDQEKLAAMLTLPEDLVRMYRDDITITVVYFNSETIENYYRNNE; encoded by the coding sequence ATGTCAAGAACTGTATCATCCTGGATCTTAAGCTCGGCAAGAAACAGCATTGTTTTACAAGGAAGAGGACGTTTGTACTCCATCTGTATCCCAAATAGACACAATATAAAATGGAAGCTTGTTTTCTCCAGAACGCCTCTCTAccctgctgggagctgcagttTAGACAGTATTTTCTCCTTACAAAGAGCATTCCGACACACTTCCACTGAAGAAGAACAACTCTCTTTCCAGTTATCTCCATCACAAATCAATGATATACTCAGAGCAGGTGAATTATCCCATAAAATACTGGCTTTGAATGGTAAAAATGCCAGTTCTGTGTTGAGGTTTGAAAGTAACCAGCTGGCGTCCAACTCCCCTATTGAAGACCGCCGAAGCGCAGCCACTTGCTTGCAGACCAAAGGGATGATGTTTGGAGTCTTTGATGGCCACGCAGGTTCTGCCTGTGCTCAGGCAGTGAGCGAGAGACTCCTGCATTACATAGCGGTTTCACTCATGTCCCGGCAAACCTTGGAAGAGATTGAGCTTGCCGTTGAGTGCATGAAGCCAATTCTACCTATTCTGCAATGGCACAAGCATCCAAATGATGTGGAGTATCGAGGAATAACTCCTCAGTATTTTGAAAACCTCCGGGTTTACTGGCAACATTTACTGGACCTGGACGCCGAGCTAGGATTTAGTTTAGAAGAAGCCATGACATGTGCATTCAAAAGACTGGACTCAGACATATCACTGGAAGTTCAGGCTCCTCAGGAAAATGAGCTGATGAGAAATATTGCCCTTCAGGTGGCTTTTTCTGGTGCAACAGCCTGTGTAGCTCACGTTGATGGTGTTCACTTACATGTTGCAAATACTGGTGACTGCAGAGCAGTTTTAGGGGTTCACGAAAAAGATGGAATGTGGTCTGCTCTCCCTCTAACTCGAGACCATAACGCCTTTGATGAATTTGAAATTAGAAGGCTGAAGAGAGAACATCCCAGATCTGAGGAGAAAACCCTCTTTGTTAATGACCGATTACTGGGGATTCTCATGCCCTCCAGAGCTTTTGGAGATGTGCAATTAAAATGGAGTAAAGAATTGCAACACAGTGTCCTCGAGAACAGCTGTGATGTTGAggctttaaatatttatcagtATGTCCCTCCAAACTACCATACACCCCCTTATTTAACTGCAGAGCCTGAAGTCACATACCACAAATTAAGAGGCAAGGATAAGTTTCTAGTTATTGCCTCAGATGGCCTGTGGGAGATGCTAAGTAATGAGAAGGTTGTAAAACTTGTTGGTGAACACCTTACAGAGCTTAGTGTGCAGAAACCACACCTGGCTTTTCAGAAACCGGTTAATTTGGGCTATATGCACAGCTTATTACTTCAGAGGAAAACCAGAGGCATTGCCTCGCTTGACCAGAACATCGCTACTCATTTAATACGACATGCAATTGGAAGTAATGAGTACGGGGAGGTGGACCAAGAGAAACTTGCTGCCATGCTGACGCTGCCTGAAGACCTTGTGAGAATGTACAGAGATGATATCACCATTACTGTGGtgtattttaattcagaaacaATTGAAAATTACTACAGAAACAATGAATAG